The Oscillospiraceae bacterium DNA window TTTATAAATGGTGTACCTGAGGGAGTTTTATCAGGTGGCCAATATGATAAACTTATGAACAAAATGGGTAAAAAATCTAATGCAATTGGATTTGCAGTATATCTTGATGTTTTAGACAGGATTTAAGGAGAATTTAATATGTTAAATATTGCTTTGCCTAAAGGTCGATTAGGCGAGAAAGTATATTCAATGTTTGAACAGTCGGGATATGATTGCCCGTCTATAAAAGAAAACAACCGTAAGCTTATATTTGAAAACAATGAATTGAAATTAAGATTTTTCTGGGTTAAACCGTCAGATGTTGCCATATATGTTGAACGTGGTGCTGCGGATATAGGTGTTGCCGGTAAGGATATTTTACTTGAATATACCCCTGATATATATGAACTTTTAGATTTAAAAATCGGTAAATGTAAAATGGCAGTTGCCGCTAAAAAAGATTTTTCTTACGAAGATAAAAAAACTATACGTGTTGCTACAAAGTTTAAAAATATTGCTAAATCTTTTTATTCAAAAAAAGGAATGGATATTGACATAATTCATCTTAATGGTTCGATAGAAATTGCACCTATTCTTGACTTGTCCGATGTTATTGTTGATATTGTTGAAACAGGTACAACTCTTAAAGAAAATGATTTATGTGTTGTTGAGGACATTATTCCGATTAGTGCAAGACTTATTGCAAATAAGGCAAATTTTAAATTCAAAAATGAAATAATAGAAAAAATAACCGCTTCCTTAAAATCTCTTACGGAGGAAAAAAATGATTAAAATATTAGAATATAACAAAGTATCCAAAAATGAAATATTTTCCAGAACTACTGATACTGTTGACGTGTCACAAATTGTAACTGATATTATTAATAATGTTAAAGAAAACAAAGATAAGGCTTTATTCTACTACTGCGAAAAGTTTGATAAAGCAAAATTATCTTCTTTAGAAGTTACAAAAGAAGAAATTGAAGAAGGTTATAATAATGTTTCTAAAGATTTTATAGATGTACTTAAAAAAGCAGCAAAGAATATTACTAAATTCCATTCAAAACA harbors:
- a CDS encoding ATP phosphoribosyltransferase → MLNIALPKGRLGEKVYSMFEQSGYDCPSIKENNRKLIFENNELKLRFFWVKPSDVAIYVERGAADIGVAGKDILLEYTPDIYELLDLKIGKCKMAVAAKKDFSYEDKKTIRVATKFKNIAKSFYSKKGMDIDIIHLNGSIEIAPILDLSDVIVDIVETGTTLKENDLCVVEDIIPISARLIANKANFKFKNEIIEKITASLKSLTEEKND